From Elusimicrobiota bacterium:
GACGAGGGCCACAGCGAAGCAAAGACCGGCGATGAGCTTGAGGTATTTCATGATGAGGGTAGGCGATGGAGGTGGAGGTGTGGAGGTGGGAAGGGTGTCAATCAGTCGTCCGTGAGCTTGCCGCCGGCGGCCATGAAGGCATTGCGCTCAGAATGGGGGAGTTTGTTGAAGGCGCTGCGGGCCATGACCTTGTCCTCTTTTTTGGGAGGAGGTGCGGTGACGGCTGGATTGCCACCGGCGGCACTGGCGGGGCCGTTGGTGAGCAGGGCTTTGATGTTGGCGAGCTCGGTTTCGAGGGCGGTGATCTTGGCCTTGTCGGCGGCGGTGGCGTCGGTGATGCGCTTGCCGAAGGCGGCTTTGACGTCGGCGTCTTCGAAGTCGATGACGACGTTTTTGGATGGCGGCTGCCATGCGTCGATGGCGGTGACGATCTGGTCTTCGGTGGCGTTATCGGCAAACGCGATGCCGATCTTCTTGGCGAGGGCGAGGAGTGCTTTCATTTCGGAGGGAGTGAGTTGAGGATGAGGATCGGCGTGTGCCGGTGGTGGCGCGGAGGTGTCAAACAGGGCGGCGGGGAGCATGGTGAAAAGCGGGCTCCACTCAGCCTTGAAAGCGCGGGCCTTGGTGCTGCCATTGCTGCGGGTGGCGAAGCCTGCTTTGACGGCTTCCTCGCCGAAGAACCAAGTGCCGATCTCTGTCTTCATTTTGTCGCGGATTTCTTCCTCGGGCATGGCGAGCTTGGCGCGGTAGATGCCGATGATGCGCTCTTCAAACTGGCGGGCGAGATCGGCACCGGCTTGGAGTTGATCGGGATTACCACGAATGCCGGCGGTGACGCGGTGGATCATGACGCGGCCATTGGCGGCGATGATGCGCTCATCGGCAGCGAGGATGATGACGGATGCCATGGAGGCGGCTGTGCCGACGATGTTCATGGTGACTTTGCCAGTGAACTCGCTGATGGCATCATAGATGCTGAGCCCGTCCTCACAGCTTCCGCCTGGACAATCGACATTGAAGGTGACGTTTTTGCCTTTGTGCGGGCGAAGGGCATCCAAGAAGGATTGCGTGCTGATGCCGAATGCGCCGATTTCGTCGAGGAGATCGATTTCGACGGTGTTGCTAGCAGAGGCGGTGATGGTGAACCATGTTTTGCGGGACATGGTGGCCGCGAGATGTCAAAAGGCGGCGGACTACGAACGGGCGTCCATTTCGGTGAGATCCTGTGCCACAGCTTCCGGTGAGAGGGTGCTGAGCATGGAGCTGCTGCTGCTGGTGGTGCGCTGGCCGAGGCCAAGGATGAGGGCGATGGAGGCGGGGATGGTGACCTGCTCGATGGGCTGGCCGGTGGCGCGGTGGACGGCGTATTTGAGGAGGTCGATTTTTTGATCGATGGCGGCACGGCGGGTCATGGTGCCGTTGGCACCGGTGATCATCTCGACGAGGTCGTCAGGGGTGATGAGGTTTTCGCCGAGCTGCTCCATTTTGGCTTTGTGATCGCGGCCGGCATCGGCGGAGGGATCGGGATCGGTGACGAAGTCGATGACGTTCCAGTCTTCGACTTGGGCGTATTTGCTGAGGGCTCCGCCGGGCATCATGGCGGTGCCGATGACTTTTTCCCAGATCCATTGGATCAAGGGGTAGAGCTTGGAGCGGAGGCCTTCGTGGGCGCGCTTTACTTGCTCGAGGAGTCCGCGGTATTCGGTGCCGCCGACTTTGCCGCGCATGAAGATCCACTCGGGCGGGTAGCCGAACTCGAAGATGAAGGGATGGAGGAGGTCTTCGAGGATTTGCTTGAAGGGGACGCCTTCGGTGGGGTTGGTGAAGAAGTTGAACTGCTCGTCACTGGAGAGAGGGATGAAGATGGCTCCTTCACCGATCTCGACGAAGCGACGGCCGGTGTCGGCGGCGGGATTGCCGGACTGCTCGGCGGTGAGGACCTGCTGCATGGCGTTGAGGACCTTGCCGTCTTTGGTGGTGGTGGCACCGAGGAGGGCGGCGCGGACTTTGGCGCTGTGCTTGCGGAGGGCTTTGAGGTCGAGGACGTCGAGGAGGTCCGGGCCGGCGGCGAAGATGGCGGGATCGCCGTGGTATTGATTGATGCGGCTGGGATCTT
This genomic window contains:
- the clpP_3 gene encoding ATP-dependent Clp protease proteolytic subunit, which encodes MSRKTWFTITASASNTVEIDLLDEIGAFGISTQSFLDALRPHKGKNVTFNVDCPGGSCEDGLSIYDAISEFTGKVTMNIVGTAASMASVIILAADERIIAANGRVMIHRVTAGIRGNPDQLQAGADLARQFEERIIGIYRAKLAMPEEEIRDKMKTEIGTWFFGEEAVKAGFATRSNGSTKARAFKAEWSPLFTMLPAALFDTSAPPPAHADPHPQLTPSEMKALLALAKKIGIAFADNATEDQIVTAIDAWQPPSKNVVIDFEDADVKAAFGKRITDATAADKAKITALETELANIKALLTNGPASAAGGNPAVTAPPPKKEDKVMARSAFNKLPHSERNAFMAAGGKLTDD